GCTGATGTCGAACGCCGTACTGGTACTGGGGTGTGTCGCGGGTTGTGCGGCGGACCGGCTGCAGGAGGACGCCTGAGGGGCGGTCGGAGGTCGGAGGGATGGGCCCGGTCCTGTGGGGACCGGGCCGCTTTCGTATACGGGGTTCCGCCAGAGGCCTTGACAACCTGATTGGTCTGGACCAACTTGGGGCCAGCGGTGGCCACCGTTCCGTACCTCCTCCCCAACTCCCCCACGGAGGCAGCAAAGTGGACCGCACCACACGCAGACGCAGATGGCTCGGCGGAGTGCTGGCGCTGGCCGTCGGCGCCGGGCTCGGGCTGACCGGTGGGGCCGGCACAGCGCTGGCCGCCGACGTCAACAACGCCAGGAACGCCGGGTTCGAGTCGGGACTCACGAACTGGACGTGCTCCGGCGGGAGCGGAGCCGTGGTGTCGTCGCCGGTCCACGGCGGGGCCTCGGCGCTCAGGGGCACGCCCTCCGGACAGGACAACGCGAAGTGCTCGCAGACCGTGTCCGTGAAGCCCGACTCGACGTACCGGCTCAGCGCCTGGGTGCAGGGCTCGTACGTGTACCTGGGCGCGAGCGGGACGGGAACGACCGACGTGTCGGTCTGGACGCCGGGCGGCTCGGGCTGGTCCCAGCTGAGCACCACGTTCACGACGGGCTCGGCCACCACGTCCGTGACGGTGTACACCCACGGCTGGTACGGGCAGCCGGCCTACTTCGCCGACGACGTCTCGGTGTTCGGGCCCGACGGGGGCGGCGGCGGTGACCCCGACCCGGTGGTGCCCCCGGCTCCGGGCGGGCTCACCGCGGGTGCGGTGACCTCGTCCTCCGTGGCGCTGAGCTGGTCCGGCTCGTCCGGCGCGACCGGCTACCACGTGTACCGGAACGGCACCAGGGTCCAGTCGGTCACCGGAACCTCGACCACGGTGACCGGGCTGGCCGCCTCGACGTCCTACCAGTTCCGGGTGTCCGCCGCGAACGCCGCCGGAGAGTCGGCGAAGTCGGCGCCGGTGACCGCGACGACCTCGGGCGGCGGCGACCCGGGCAACCCCTCGGTGCCGAAGCACGCGGTGACCGGCTACTGGCAGAACTTCGACAACGGCGCGACCGCGCAGAAGCTGCGGGACGTGCCGTCGCAGTACGACATCATCGCGGTCTCGTTCGCCGACTCGACCGCGACCGCCGGCCAGATCGTGTTCAACCTCGACCCGGCCGTCGGTTACGGATCCGTGGACGAGTTCAAGAGCGACATCGCCGCCAAGAAGAGCGCCGGGAAGTCGGTCATCCTCTCCGTCGGCGGTGAACGCGGCAACGTCACCATCAACAGCGACGCGTCCGCGACGGCCTTCGCCGACAGCGCGTACGCCCTGATGCAGAGCTACGGCTTCAGCGGGATCGACATCGACCTCGAGCACGGCATCAACTCGGCGTATCTGACGAAGGCCCTGCGCCAACTGTCGACGAAGGCGGGCTCCTCGCTGGTCCTGACGATGGCTCCGCAGACCATCGACATGCAGAACACCGGGACGGAGTACTTCAGGACCGCCCTCGCCGTGAAGGACATCCTCACCGTCGTCAACATGCAGTACTACAACAGCGGTTCGATGCTCGGCTGCGACCAGAAGGTCTACTCCCAGGGTTCGGTCGACTTCCTCACCGCGCTCGCCTGCATCCAGCTCGAGGGCGGCCTCGACCCGTCCCAGGTGGGGATCGGCGTTCCGGCCTCCACCCGGGGTGCCGGGAGCGGCTACGTCGACCCGCAGATCGTGAAGAACGCGCTGGACTGCCTCACCCGGGGCACCAACTGCGGCTCGTTCAAGCCCTCGCGGGCGTACCCCACCCTGCGCGGTGCGATGACCTGGTCGACGAACTGGGACGCGACGGCCGGCAACGCCTGGTCCAACGCGGTCGGACCGCACGTGCACAACCTGCCCTGACCACGGGCGCGGCCGCGGACACCACACGCGGTCCTCCCGTCCACGCCGTCCTCCCCGTCCTCCCCGGACAGGCAGCGCCACCGCCCCACCGGTGGCGCTGCCGCCGTCCGGGCGTTCAGTACACCGGTCCGCCGTACGTCATGCCCCGCCAGTAAGACGCCACCCTCACCAGGGGAGTTCACGCACCTGCTGCACGCACAGCACGACGAAGAGCAGCCCCGCCACACCCAGCATCGCGTTGCTCAGCATGCCGTTGCGCCACTCCCGCGGGGTGCGCGAGGAGTTGAGCAGCCACACCAGGGTCAGCGCCAGGAACGGCATGAAGAACGCCCCGATCACTCCGTACACGATGACGAGACCGAACGGCTGGTCCAGGAACAGCAGCGAGATCGGCGGGAAGGTGAGCCACAGCAGATAGGCGCGGAACGCCGGCGACTTCTCGCGCGGTGTCCCGGCCGGCGCGAGCCTCGGCCGATAGTGGGCGACGAAGTCCGCGAACAGCAGGCTGACGCCGTGCCAGACGCCGATCAGCGAGGTGAACGACGTGGCGAAGAAGCCGACGAGGAAGAGTTTGGCCGTGGCGGCGCCGTAGCGGTCCTCCAGGATCGTGCCGAGGTCCAGCAGGCCCTTGTCCCCCTTGGTGATCGCGATCCCCGAGGAGTGCAGCAGCTCGGCGCCGACGAAGAGCATCGCGACGACGAAGATCCC
The genomic region above belongs to Streptomyces marianii and contains:
- a CDS encoding chitinase, yielding MDRTTRRRRWLGGVLALAVGAGLGLTGGAGTALAADVNNARNAGFESGLTNWTCSGGSGAVVSSPVHGGASALRGTPSGQDNAKCSQTVSVKPDSTYRLSAWVQGSYVYLGASGTGTTDVSVWTPGGSGWSQLSTTFTTGSATTSVTVYTHGWYGQPAYFADDVSVFGPDGGGGGDPDPVVPPAPGGLTAGAVTSSSVALSWSGSSGATGYHVYRNGTRVQSVTGTSTTVTGLAASTSYQFRVSAANAAGESAKSAPVTATTSGGGDPGNPSVPKHAVTGYWQNFDNGATAQKLRDVPSQYDIIAVSFADSTATAGQIVFNLDPAVGYGSVDEFKSDIAAKKSAGKSVILSVGGERGNVTINSDASATAFADSAYALMQSYGFSGIDIDLEHGINSAYLTKALRQLSTKAGSSLVLTMAPQTIDMQNTGTEYFRTALAVKDILTVVNMQYYNSGSMLGCDQKVYSQGSVDFLTALACIQLEGGLDPSQVGIGVPASTRGAGSGYVDPQIVKNALDCLTRGTNCGSFKPSRAYPTLRGAMTWSTNWDATAGNAWSNAVGPHVHNLP